A stretch of the Panicum virgatum strain AP13 chromosome 9N, P.virgatum_v5, whole genome shotgun sequence genome encodes the following:
- the LOC120688102 gene encoding AT-hook motif nuclear-localized protein 10-like encodes METKDVAPLPAATAAGAAAPVPAPASQPPQSSMPPPQQQHQQPPPPPFAQQQAAPAPSPGAPMPGGMRLSFDHMAGKTEHHHHAAPMLYAPPPQSAAGAGAPGAPGGNVLGMGDLMRKKRGRPRKYAPDGSMALALAPISSASAGGAAAPGQQQHGGFSISSPPSDPNAKRRGRPPGSGKKKQFEALGSWGIAFTPHILTVKAGEDVASKIMTFSQQGPRTVCILSANGAISNVTLRQPATSGGLVTYEGRFEIISLSGSFLLAEDGDTRSRTGGLSVALAGSDGRVLGGCVAGMLMAATPVQVVVASFIAEGKKSKPAEARKVEPMSAPPPQMPTFVPPPVATSPPSDGTSSASSDDSGSLMNHSAMPFNHSGQHQHPHQHQHMPPAYASGGWSLSAHQQNRHDSDMKMMSN; translated from the exons ATGGAGACCAAGGACGTGGCCccgctccccgccgccaccgccgccggcgccgccgcgcccgtgcCCGCACCGGCGTCTCAGCCGCCGCAGTCTTctatgccgccgccgcagcagcagcaccagcagcctccgccgccgccgttcgcgcagcagcaggcggccCCGGCGCCGTCGCCTGGGGCTCCCATGCCCGGCGGCATGCGCCTCTCGTTCGACCACATGGCGGGGAAGAcggagcaccaccaccacgcggCGCCCATGCtgtacgcgccgccgccgcagtccgcTGCGGGCGCGGGAGCGCCGGGCGCGCCGGGGGGCAATGTGCTGGGCATGGGCGACCTGATGCGCAAGAAGCGCGGGCGGCCGCGCAAGTACGCGCCCGACGGCAGCATGGCCCTGGCGCTGGCCCccatctcctccgcctccgccggcggcgccgcggcccccggccagcagcagcacggCGGGTTCTCCATCAGCAGCCCCCCGTCCGACCCCAACGCCAAGCGCCGCGGCAGGCCCCCAGGCTCCGGCAAGAAGAAGCAGTTCGAAGCCCTGG GTTCTTGGGGCATCGCCTTCACCCCTCACATCCTCACGGTCAAGGCCGGCGAG GATGTTGCATCCAAAATAATGACGTTCTCACAGCAAGGTCCTCGCACAGTCTGCATCCTTTCTGCTAATGGTGCAATTAGCAATGTAACTCTTCGGCAGCCTGCTACATCTGGTGGATTAGTTACTTATGAG GGCCGCTTTGAGATCATCTCACTATCTGGTTCTTTCCTGCTTGCGGAGGATGGTGACACTCGCAGCAGGACTGGTGGTTTAAGTGTGGCACTTGCAGGATCTGATGGACGAGTTCTTGGAGGATGTGTTGCTGGAATGCTCATGGCAGCAACTCCTGTTCAG GTTGTGGTTGCCAGTTTCATCGCAGAGGGCAAGAAATCAAAGCCAGCCGAGGCACGGAAGGTCGAACCAATGTCTGCTCCTCCACCACAGATGCCTACCTTCGTTCCACCTCCAGTGGCCACCAGCCCTCCATCGGACGGCACATCCAGTGCAtcatctgatgactctggcagCCTGATGAACCACAGCGCCATGCCCTTCAACCACTCCGGCCAGCACCAGCACCctcaccagcaccagcacatgCCGCCTGCCTACGCGTCTGGTGGCTGGTCCCTCTCGGCGCACCAGCAGAACAGGCATGACTCTGACATGAAGATGATGTCGAACTAA